One genomic window of Eggerthella timonensis includes the following:
- a CDS encoding ABC transporter ATP-binding protein yields MLLSVKNLSTEFPVKKGIVRAVEDVSFDVDAGEILAIVGESGSGKSVTSLSVMGLLAEPGHVAGGSMEFEGKDLATLSEKQYRELRGNDMAMIFQEPMTSLNPVYRVGNQIVEAIRTHEKVSKAEAKARAVDLLRKVGIPSPEARINDYPHQMSGGMRQRVMIAMALACNPKLLIADEPTTALDVTIQAQILDLLRRLRDDTGMAVLLITHDLGVVSETADRVVVMYCGQVVEEAEVRTLFDHPMHPYTLGLLKSIPRLEDDDTKRLYMIKGMVPNPLEMPPGCHFSDRCDSCMDICRTKVPDLVDLDGHKVRCFLYENADGDALSAAAIAQGEAEALADVEAAREMETAEALLAAEELREAELEEQATEEEANR; encoded by the coding sequence GTGCTTCTTTCGGTGAAGAACCTCTCCACGGAGTTCCCCGTCAAGAAGGGCATCGTCCGCGCCGTCGAAGACGTGAGCTTCGACGTGGACGCAGGCGAGATCCTGGCCATCGTGGGCGAGTCGGGTTCCGGCAAGTCCGTCACCAGCCTGTCGGTGATGGGCCTCCTGGCCGAACCGGGCCACGTGGCCGGCGGCTCCATGGAGTTCGAGGGCAAGGACCTCGCCACCCTGTCCGAGAAGCAGTACCGCGAGCTGCGCGGCAACGACATGGCGATGATCTTCCAGGAGCCCATGACGTCGCTCAACCCGGTGTATAGGGTGGGCAACCAGATCGTCGAGGCCATCCGCACCCACGAGAAGGTGTCGAAGGCCGAGGCGAAGGCCCGCGCCGTCGATCTGCTGCGCAAGGTGGGCATCCCCAGCCCCGAGGCACGCATCAACGACTACCCGCACCAGATGTCGGGCGGCATGCGCCAGCGCGTGATGATCGCCATGGCGCTGGCCTGCAACCCGAAGCTGCTCATCGCCGACGAGCCCACCACGGCCCTCGACGTGACCATCCAGGCGCAGATCCTCGATCTGCTGCGCCGCCTGCGCGACGACACCGGCATGGCCGTGCTGCTGATCACGCACGACCTGGGCGTGGTGTCCGAGACGGCCGACCGCGTGGTGGTCATGTACTGCGGCCAGGTGGTGGAGGAGGCCGAGGTGCGCACGCTGTTCGATCATCCGATGCACCCCTACACCTTGGGCCTGCTGAAGTCCATCCCCCGCCTGGAGGACGACGACACGAAGCGCCTGTACATGATCAAGGGCATGGTGCCGAACCCGTTGGAGATGCCGCCGGGCTGCCACTTCTCGGACCGCTGCGATTCCTGTATGGACATCTGCCGCACGAAGGTGCCGGACCTGGTGGACCTCGACGGCCACAAGGTGCGCTGCTTCCTGTACGAGAACGCCGACGGCGACGCCCTGAGCGCCGCAGCCATCGCTCAGGGCGAGGCTGAGGCGCTGGCCGACGTCGAGGCGGCACGCGAGATGGAAACCGCCGAGGCGCTGCTGGCGGCCGAGGAGCTGCGCGAGGCGGAGCTCGAGGAGCAGGCGACAGAAGAGGAGGCGAACCGATGA
- the nikC gene encoding nickel transporter permease — MAKNKALATEPAGEATLLNGQPAKEKHESIWKDVFAGIVSNKASLVSGIFILILATIAIVTKVAPGILPYDPYAQNLSESLLAPSAQHWFGTDIQGRDIFCRVLVGTQITLTVGLAAVAISLTVGVILGSIAGYKGGKWDTVIMRVMDMMLAIPSILLAIAIMAALGPGIEKAVVAIGLVAIPEYARIVRSEILSIKENDYVAAARVIGDSNFKIVFKHVLPNVLPSIIVRATLGISTAILDAAALGFLGLGVQPPAAEWGDMLGRGRNELFRAPWLMIFPGLAITLTVLAFNLLGDGVRDGLDPKARKR, encoded by the coding sequence ATGGCGAAGAACAAAGCGCTCGCTACCGAGCCGGCCGGCGAGGCAACCCTGCTGAACGGCCAGCCGGCCAAGGAGAAGCACGAGAGCATCTGGAAGGACGTGTTCGCGGGCATCGTGTCCAACAAGGCATCGCTCGTCAGCGGCATCTTCATCCTCATCCTCGCCACCATCGCCATCGTGACGAAGGTGGCGCCCGGCATCCTGCCCTACGACCCGTACGCGCAGAACCTCAGCGAATCGCTGCTCGCCCCGTCGGCGCAGCACTGGTTCGGCACCGACATCCAGGGCCGCGACATCTTCTGCCGCGTGCTCGTGGGCACCCAGATCACGCTGACCGTGGGCTTGGCCGCCGTGGCCATCTCGCTCACCGTGGGCGTGATCCTCGGCTCCATCGCCGGCTACAAGGGCGGCAAGTGGGACACTGTCATCATGCGCGTCATGGACATGATGCTGGCCATCCCCTCCATCCTGCTGGCCATCGCCATCATGGCGGCGCTCGGGCCCGGCATCGAGAAGGCCGTCGTGGCCATCGGCCTCGTGGCCATCCCCGAGTACGCGCGCATCGTACGCTCGGAGATCCTCTCCATCAAGGAGAACGACTACGTGGCCGCCGCGCGCGTCATCGGCGACTCGAACTTCAAGATCGTGTTCAAGCACGTGCTTCCCAACGTGCTGCCGTCCATCATCGTCCGCGCGACGCTCGGCATCTCCACGGCCATCCTCGACGCGGCCGCCCTCGGCTTCTTGGGCCTCGGCGTCCAGCCGCCTGCCGCCGAGTGGGGCGACATGCTCGGCCGCGGCCGCAACGAGCTGTTCCGCGCCCCGTGGCTCATGATCTTCCCCGGCCTGGCCATCACGCTGACCGTGCTCGCGTTCAACCTGCTGGGTGACGGCGTGCGCGACGGTCTCGACCCCAAAGCAAGGAAGAGGTGA
- a CDS encoding ABC transporter permease, with the protein MLKYILKRILMVIPVLLGVTVIIFLITRVLAPDPAPVVLGEHATAEAMVQWRADNGLDNPIWLQYVNFIVGAVQGNLGTSYYTHQPVTAEIAARFPATAELAICAIIVASIVGVALGVLAAVKKNKAADNISMFVALIGVSMPIFWSGILLILLFSGILHWLPSSGRISPLLQPSGGTGFFIIDTIVQGNWVALGDVLVHLILPTLALSLYSMAIITRMTRSSMLETLNADYIRTARAKGLSKGSVNIKHALRNAMLPVSTVIGLQFGSLLGGALLTETVFAWPGIGKFAVDCVLKSDFPVVQGIVLLVAVIFVIMNLVVDIVYAYLDPRIKYGAKEEG; encoded by the coding sequence TTGCTCAAATACATCCTCAAACGAATCCTCATGGTGATTCCCGTTTTGCTGGGTGTGACCGTCATCATCTTCCTCATCACCCGCGTGTTGGCCCCGGACCCGGCTCCGGTGGTTCTGGGCGAGCACGCAACGGCCGAGGCGATGGTGCAATGGCGCGCCGACAACGGGTTGGACAATCCCATCTGGCTTCAGTACGTCAACTTCATCGTCGGCGCCGTCCAGGGCAACCTGGGCACCTCGTACTACACCCACCAGCCGGTCACGGCCGAGATCGCGGCGCGCTTCCCCGCCACCGCCGAGCTTGCCATCTGTGCCATCATCGTGGCGTCCATCGTGGGCGTGGCGTTGGGCGTGCTGGCCGCCGTCAAGAAGAACAAGGCTGCGGACAACATAAGCATGTTCGTCGCGCTCATCGGCGTGTCGATGCCGATCTTTTGGTCGGGCATCCTGCTCATCCTGCTGTTCTCGGGCATCCTGCACTGGCTGCCGTCGAGCGGCCGGATATCGCCTCTGCTCCAACCGTCGGGAGGAACCGGATTCTTCATCATCGACACCATCGTGCAGGGTAACTGGGTGGCGCTCGGCGACGTGCTCGTCCACCTCATCCTTCCCACGTTGGCGCTGTCGCTGTACTCGATGGCCATCATCACGCGCATGACGCGCTCGAGCATGCTCGAGACGCTCAACGCCGACTACATCCGCACCGCGCGCGCCAAGGGCCTGTCCAAGGGCTCCGTGAACATCAAGCACGCGCTGCGCAACGCCATGCTGCCCGTGTCCACGGTCATCGGCCTGCAGTTCGGCAGCCTCCTGGGCGGCGCGCTGCTCACCGAGACGGTGTTCGCGTGGCCGGGCATCGGCAAGTTCGCCGTCGACTGCGTGCTGAAGAGCGACTTCCCCGTCGTCCAGGGCATCGTGCTGTTGGTGGCGGTCATCTTCGTCATCATGAACCTCGTCGTCGACATCGTCTACGCCTACCTTGACCCCCGCATCAAGTACGGCGCGAAGGAAGAGGGGTGA
- a CDS encoding ABC transporter substrate-binding protein, producing the protein MESKSTFSRRQFVELLGVSAAGFGLVSMAGCSGGGDTSTPAATGGDTAGGGAADAITYSLTADPRALDPAYFDDGESAVVACNIYEGLYQYGAKDAKVAPCLATDLPEISDDGLVYTIKLREGIKFHDGAEFNAEAVKKSIERQLEPNRNSDMPYASFVFGEKEAGNGVESVEAVDPTTVKITMRAASAPFVKNLAMALASPIVSPTAADAATPGQPIDKPSGTGPFKYVDWTKGASVTLVANDEYWGDAPKVKNLVFKIIAEGNTRLTSLMNGECDIISSVDPSSADQVTSNGFELFSEDGMTINYMAFNTETGQCTDQEVRKAVAQAINVEEMVQAIFGDYATVANSVMPTWMAPYTKDVKQTAYDPEAAKKTLQEKGITSLQCITYTTARPYNQKGGSQLANMIQGYLSEVGVDVSITEYDWTTYKTKVQTDPYDICFYGWTGDNGDPDNFMNLLADTNWSMNVAHFQDEEYKKLIAEGLTTPDGDERDAIYLKCEEMVAEKQPWVLISHSKNLLGINPKVKDFYYHPTGVAFFKGVSKEA; encoded by the coding sequence ATGGAAAGCAAGAGCACATTCAGCAGGCGCCAGTTCGTCGAGCTGCTCGGCGTGTCTGCTGCAGGCTTCGGCCTGGTCAGCATGGCGGGCTGCAGTGGCGGCGGCGACACGAGCACGCCGGCCGCAACCGGCGGCGACACGGCGGGCGGCGGCGCGGCCGATGCCATCACGTACAGCCTGACCGCCGATCCGCGCGCGCTCGACCCGGCGTACTTCGACGACGGCGAGTCCGCGGTCGTCGCCTGCAACATCTACGAAGGCCTGTACCAGTACGGCGCGAAGGACGCGAAGGTCGCCCCGTGCCTGGCCACCGACCTGCCCGAGATCTCCGACGACGGCCTGGTGTACACCATCAAGCTGCGCGAGGGCATCAAGTTCCACGACGGCGCCGAGTTCAACGCCGAGGCCGTGAAGAAGTCCATCGAGCGCCAGCTCGAGCCCAACCGCAACTCCGACATGCCCTACGCGTCGTTCGTGTTCGGCGAGAAGGAAGCGGGCAACGGCGTGGAGAGCGTCGAGGCCGTCGATCCGACCACCGTCAAGATCACCATGCGCGCGGCATCCGCCCCGTTCGTGAAGAACCTGGCCATGGCGCTGGCGTCCCCCATCGTCTCGCCCACGGCCGCCGATGCGGCGACCCCCGGCCAGCCCATCGACAAGCCCAGCGGCACCGGCCCCTTCAAGTACGTCGACTGGACGAAGGGCGCCTCGGTCACGCTCGTCGCCAACGACGAGTACTGGGGCGACGCTCCCAAGGTCAAGAACCTCGTGTTCAAGATCATCGCCGAGGGCAACACGCGCCTGACCTCGCTCATGAACGGCGAGTGCGACATCATCTCGAGCGTCGACCCCTCGTCGGCCGACCAGGTGACCAGCAACGGCTTCGAGCTGTTCTCCGAAGACGGCATGACCATCAACTACATGGCGTTCAACACCGAGACCGGCCAGTGCACCGACCAAGAAGTGCGCAAGGCCGTCGCCCAGGCCATCAACGTCGAGGAAATGGTGCAGGCCATCTTCGGCGACTACGCCACCGTGGCGAACTCGGTCATGCCCACCTGGATGGCGCCCTACACCAAGGACGTCAAGCAGACGGCGTACGACCCCGAGGCCGCCAAGAAGACGCTGCAGGAAAAGGGCATCACCTCGCTGCAGTGCATCACCTACACCACCGCGCGCCCCTACAACCAGAAGGGCGGCAGCCAGCTGGCCAACATGATCCAGGGCTACCTGTCCGAGGTGGGCGTGGACGTGAGCATCACCGAGTACGACTGGACCACCTACAAGACCAAGGTGCAGACCGATCCCTACGACATCTGCTTCTATGGCTGGACGGGCGACAACGGCGACCCGGACAACTTCATGAACCTCCTGGCCGACACGAACTGGTCCATGAACGTGGCCCACTTCCAGGACGAGGAGTACAAGAAGCTCATCGCCGAGGGTCTGACCACGCCTGATGGCGACGAGCGCGACGCCATCTACCTCAAGTGCGAGGAAATGGTCGCCGAGAAGCAGCCGTGGGTGCTCATCTCCCACTCCAAGAACCTGCTCGGCATCAACCCGAAGGTCAAGGACTTCTACTACCATCCGACGGGCGTCGCCTTCTTCAAGGGCGTGTCCAAGGAGGCGTAA
- a CDS encoding TrpB-like pyridoxal phosphate-dependent enzyme, producing MTEQAPHRLYLREDQIPTQWYNLRADMPEKPEPIRLPNGQVARPEDLAPVFCDELVRQELDDDTAYVDIPEPVLEMYRIYRPSPLCRAYNLEKALGTPAKIYYKFEGNNTSGSHKLNSAIAQAYYAKAQDLSGITTETGAGQWGTALAEASAHFGLNLDVFMVKCSYEQKPFRRNIMETFDAHVTPSPSDTTEIGRKMLSQHPDSTGSLGTAISEAVERALNIPGNKGRYTLGSVLNQVVLHQSVIGMESYAAFEELGEYPDVVIGCAGGGSNLGGLIAPFMRDKIKGDRPDTRFIAVEPASCPSLTRGRYAYDFADTGRTCPLAKMYTLGNGFLPSPDHAGGLRYHGMSPIVSKLKHDGYMDAVAVKQTDVFAAAVEFARLETILPAPESAHAIFQAMEEAKRCAETGEEKTILFGLTGTGYFDMKAYDAYNRGEMSDHIPTDEELEAGFASIPHIEGVQ from the coding sequence ATGACCGAACAAGCACCGCATCGTCTGTACCTGCGCGAAGACCAGATCCCGACGCAGTGGTACAACCTGCGGGCCGACATGCCGGAGAAGCCGGAGCCCATCCGGCTGCCGAACGGCCAGGTCGCGCGACCTGAGGATCTGGCACCCGTGTTCTGCGACGAGCTCGTGCGCCAGGAGCTCGACGACGACACGGCCTACGTCGACATCCCCGAGCCCGTGCTGGAGATGTACCGCATCTACCGTCCGTCGCCCTTGTGCCGCGCGTACAACCTGGAGAAGGCCCTCGGCACGCCCGCGAAGATCTACTACAAGTTCGAGGGCAACAACACGTCCGGCTCGCACAAGCTGAACTCGGCCATCGCCCAGGCGTACTACGCGAAGGCCCAGGACTTGAGCGGCATCACCACCGAGACGGGCGCGGGCCAGTGGGGCACGGCGCTGGCCGAGGCGTCGGCGCACTTCGGGCTCAACCTCGACGTGTTCATGGTGAAGTGCTCCTACGAGCAGAAGCCGTTCCGCCGCAACATCATGGAGACGTTCGACGCGCACGTGACGCCCTCGCCGTCCGACACCACCGAGATCGGCCGCAAGATGCTCAGCCAGCACCCCGACTCCACGGGCTCGCTGGGCACGGCCATCTCCGAGGCGGTGGAGCGCGCGCTCAACATCCCCGGGAACAAGGGCCGCTACACGCTGGGCTCGGTGCTCAACCAGGTGGTGCTGCACCAGTCGGTCATCGGCATGGAGAGCTACGCCGCCTTCGAGGAGCTGGGGGAGTACCCCGACGTCGTCATCGGATGCGCGGGCGGCGGCTCGAACCTCGGCGGCCTCATCGCGCCGTTCATGCGCGACAAGATCAAAGGCGACCGTCCCGACACGCGCTTCATCGCCGTCGAGCCGGCCAGCTGCCCCTCGCTCACGCGCGGGCGCTACGCCTACGACTTCGCCGATACGGGCCGCACCTGCCCGCTCGCGAAGATGTACACGCTGGGCAACGGCTTCCTTCCCAGCCCCGACCACGCCGGCGGCCTGCGCTACCACGGCATGAGCCCCATCGTGTCGAAGCTCAAGCACGACGGCTACATGGACGCCGTGGCCGTGAAGCAGACGGACGTGTTCGCGGCGGCCGTGGAGTTCGCGCGCCTCGAGACCATCCTGCCGGCGCCCGAGAGCGCCCACGCCATCTTCCAGGCCATGGAGGAGGCCAAGCGCTGCGCCGAGACGGGAGAGGAGAAGACGATCCTGTTCGGCCTCACGGGCACGGGCTACTTCGACATGAAGGCCTACGACGCCTACAACCGCGGCGAGATGAGCGACCATATCCCCACCGACGAGGAGCTCGAGGCGGGCTTCGCCAGCATCCCGCACATCGAGGGCGTGCAGTAG
- a CDS encoding ABC transporter ATP-binding protein — MSYRRGGEAVPLVLDASFALEAGCVYDLTGPSGSGKSTLLRTCALMLARDGGELFLDDRPSSAFKPVEWRRRVCLVPQRSTLVVGTVRDNLVLPWKLKANAGSAPPGDDELERLLEAVELDDVGLSRDASQLSGGQAARVALLRAFATRPRVLLLDEVDAALDDGSALAVGLLTRRLADERTTCLRIRHRASDGFASGVFALDGGTLSYSAAGKGARP, encoded by the coding sequence GTGTCCTACCGTCGCGGCGGCGAAGCCGTGCCGCTCGTGCTCGACGCGTCGTTCGCGCTCGAGGCGGGATGCGTGTACGACCTCACGGGGCCGTCCGGCTCGGGCAAGTCGACGCTGCTGCGCACATGCGCCCTCATGCTGGCGCGCGATGGGGGCGAGCTCTTCCTGGACGATCGCCCCTCGTCGGCGTTCAAGCCGGTCGAGTGGCGCAGGCGGGTGTGCCTCGTGCCGCAGCGGAGCACGCTCGTGGTCGGCACGGTTCGCGACAACCTCGTGCTGCCGTGGAAGCTCAAGGCGAACGCGGGGTCCGCGCCGCCCGGCGACGACGAGCTGGAGCGCCTGCTCGAGGCGGTCGAGCTCGACGACGTGGGCCTCTCCCGCGACGCCTCGCAGCTTTCCGGCGGCCAGGCCGCGCGCGTGGCGTTGCTGCGCGCGTTCGCCACGCGTCCCCGCGTGCTGCTGCTCGACGAGGTGGACGCCGCGCTCGACGACGGCTCCGCGTTGGCGGTGGGCCTGCTCACGCGCCGTCTCGCAGACGAGCGCACGACCTGCCTGCGCATCCGCCACCGCGCTTCGGACGGCTTCGCTTCGGGCGTGTTCGCGCTCGACGGCGGGACGCTGTCGTACTCCGCGGCAGGGAAGGGGGCGCGTCCGTGA
- a CDS encoding ABC transporter permease gives MSEGVVDIGYLELFAASALMLVAGLVSWKLELGQTRRIAVSSVRCFVQLLAAGFLLGYLFEYQTWQLVLVVLAVMVAAATQIATSRVKSRIPGLAPAVFASLFVSSTAIGFIVVEGVVHAEPWYNARQLVPIVGMIMGNAMASVAVAIDRLFSDMDAREPEMFSLIALGATPGEAAAPSLRAAIGAGMTPVLANMSAAGIVTFPGMMTGQLLAGADPLAAAKYQIVVMLMLSAANTIAIVMACYLTYRKRFAPDGYYLDRGIREDYHL, from the coding sequence GTGAGCGAGGGCGTGGTGGACATCGGCTACCTGGAGCTGTTTGCGGCGAGCGCCCTCATGCTGGTGGCGGGCCTCGTGTCGTGGAAGCTCGAGCTGGGGCAGACCAGGCGCATCGCGGTTTCGTCGGTGCGCTGCTTCGTGCAGCTTCTGGCGGCGGGGTTTTTGCTGGGGTACTTGTTCGAGTACCAGACGTGGCAGCTCGTGCTGGTCGTGCTGGCGGTCATGGTGGCCGCTGCGACGCAGATCGCCACGTCGCGCGTGAAGAGCCGCATCCCCGGGCTCGCGCCCGCCGTGTTCGCGTCGCTTTTCGTGTCGTCAACCGCCATCGGGTTCATCGTGGTGGAGGGCGTCGTGCATGCCGAGCCTTGGTACAACGCGCGGCAGCTCGTGCCCATCGTGGGGATGATCATGGGAAACGCCATGGCGTCCGTGGCCGTGGCCATCGACCGGCTGTTCTCGGACATGGATGCGCGCGAGCCCGAGATGTTCTCGCTCATCGCCCTGGGCGCGACGCCGGGCGAGGCGGCCGCCCCCTCGCTCAGGGCCGCCATCGGCGCGGGCATGACGCCCGTGCTCGCCAACATGTCGGCCGCCGGCATCGTCACGTTTCCCGGCATGATGACCGGCCAGCTGCTCGCGGGGGCCGACCCGTTGGCTGCGGCCAAGTACCAGATCGTGGTCATGCTCATGCTGTCGGCCGCCAACACCATCGCCATCGTCATGGCCTGCTACCTCACGTACCGCAAGCGCTTCGCCCCCGATGGATATTATTTGGACAGGGGAATCCGCGAAGATTATCATCTATAA
- a CDS encoding SURF2 Surfeit locus protein 2 — protein MAAGEPKFSHITVTPDDEDDVVIQAGARPARAAAPAAEEAFAPAARTVDDEAVEQAVEDAAAPEPADEDSAEDAGFQETTLDDLESAPMPVAQKIVIALGVVGVIAVVAWYLFLR, from the coding sequence GTGGCTGCAGGCGAACCCAAGTTTTCCCATATAACCGTGACGCCCGACGACGAGGACGACGTCGTCATCCAGGCGGGCGCGCGCCCCGCGCGAGCCGCCGCACCGGCTGCCGAGGAGGCTTTTGCCCCGGCGGCCCGGACCGTCGACGACGAGGCCGTCGAGCAGGCCGTCGAGGATGCTGCCGCGCCCGAGCCGGCTGACGAGGATTCCGCCGAAGACGCGGGCTTCCAGGAGACGACCCTGGACGATCTCGAGTCCGCTCCCATGCCCGTCGCCCAGAAGATCGTGATCGCCCTCGGCGTGGTGGGCGTGATCGCCGTCGTCGCGTGGTACCTGTTCTTGCGCTAG
- a CDS encoding histone-lysine N-methyltransferase: protein MPKHAPNVPKGTPADRSDERIGLTEAFSPVGNGSEAPADGSDERIGLTEAFSPVADGAHAGGFSYRGDNEDEYPDAIEALEPVDAPPLLFGDETLPVEPEEPQGRHGKKRKEKKQKQQIPAYQRKSRRMRRVLIAIVVLLIALIGALGYFAWQWFEESQLIASQQTQEQQSSQEVGSMQKDETKDAATVTAKKTDVPDLAAVLGMTKDDAITALKHGATETASKEVNEEGNPVKTNVTVALTDEPADTRSGTPTVYLGLDEDGAVVQAGYSAATASLGYGSLSFVDAVKNEHLIEKTLQEAGVDVPEGSAELPADKTAYSEYASDGTTLVKESYSFSGTVEMDGAAHEWSAVLLYNYSTANTSGNLADTIRIVYVYINA from the coding sequence ATGCCCAAACATGCTCCCAACGTACCCAAAGGCACCCCCGCCGACCGCTCCGACGAGCGCATCGGCCTCACCGAGGCGTTCTCCCCGGTGGGAAACGGGTCGGAAGCGCCCGCTGACGGATCCGACGAGCGCATCGGCTTGACCGAGGCGTTCTCCCCGGTGGCCGACGGCGCGCACGCGGGCGGCTTCAGCTACCGCGGCGACAACGAGGACGAGTACCCCGACGCCATCGAGGCCCTCGAGCCGGTGGACGCGCCGCCGTTGCTGTTCGGCGACGAGACGCTGCCGGTCGAGCCCGAGGAGCCCCAGGGCCGCCACGGCAAGAAGCGGAAGGAAAAGAAGCAGAAGCAGCAGATCCCCGCCTACCAGCGCAAGTCGCGCCGCATGCGCCGCGTGCTCATCGCCATCGTCGTGCTGCTGATCGCGCTGATCGGCGCGCTGGGCTACTTCGCGTGGCAGTGGTTCGAGGAAAGCCAGCTGATCGCTTCGCAGCAGACCCAGGAGCAGCAGAGCTCCCAAGAGGTAGGATCCATGCAGAAGGACGAGACGAAGGACGCCGCCACCGTCACCGCCAAGAAGACCGACGTGCCCGATCTGGCCGCCGTGCTCGGCATGACGAAGGACGACGCCATCACGGCGCTCAAGCACGGCGCGACCGAGACCGCCTCGAAGGAAGTGAACGAGGAGGGCAATCCCGTCAAGACGAACGTGACGGTGGCCCTCACCGACGAGCCGGCCGACACGCGCTCCGGCACGCCGACGGTGTACCTCGGCCTCGATGAGGACGGCGCGGTCGTGCAGGCCGGTTATTCCGCCGCCACCGCCTCGCTCGGCTACGGTTCGCTCAGCTTCGTCGACGCGGTGAAGAACGAGCACCTCATCGAGAAGACGCTGCAGGAAGCCGGCGTCGACGTGCCCGAGGGCTCCGCGGAGCTGCCCGCCGACAAGACCGCGTACTCCGAGTACGCGAGCGACGGCACGACGCTCGTCAAGGAGTCGTACTCGTTCTCCGGAACGGTCGAGATGGACGGCGCCGCGCACGAGTGGTCGGCGGTGCTGCTGTACAACTACTCGACCGCGAACACGTCCGGCAACCTCGCCGACACCATCCGCATCGTCTACGTCTACATCAACGCGTAA
- a CDS encoding DAK2 domain-containing protein, translated as MIDRGTCKAMLREGARLMLEHAERLSDIDSKFGDGDHGITITKIAKLVNERVEQWDDASVKDFLDDLGMDVMAVRGGSAGPLYGTLIGGLGARLDDDENELSADAARRMFAGCLAEMQDITNAQVGDKTMMDALIPAVEAAQTCPAADDDAAAVFAAAAEAAEAGARASEGFASKFGRARSYGDQTIGTPDAGAVSTSLFLRGLAQGAAH; from the coding sequence ATGATCGATCGGGGCACGTGCAAGGCCATGCTGCGCGAAGGCGCGCGGCTCATGCTGGAGCATGCCGAGCGCTTAAGCGACATCGACTCGAAGTTCGGCGACGGCGATCACGGCATCACCATCACGAAGATCGCCAAGCTCGTGAACGAGCGCGTCGAGCAGTGGGACGACGCCTCCGTCAAAGACTTCCTCGACGACTTGGGCATGGACGTGATGGCCGTGCGCGGCGGCTCCGCGGGCCCGCTGTACGGCACGCTCATCGGCGGCTTGGGCGCCCGGCTCGACGACGACGAGAACGAGCTTTCCGCCGACGCCGCGCGCCGCATGTTCGCCGGCTGCCTGGCCGAGATGCAGGATATCACGAACGCGCAGGTGGGCGACAAGACCATGATGGACGCCCTGATCCCCGCCGTGGAAGCCGCGCAGACGTGCCCCGCCGCGGACGACGATGCGGCGGCCGTGTTCGCCGCAGCGGCAGAGGCGGCCGAGGCGGGAGCGCGGGCCTCCGAAGGCTTCGCGTCGAAGTTCGGCCGCGCGCGCAGCTACGGCGATCAGACCATCGGCACGCCCGACGCGGGCGCCGTGTCCACCTCGCTGTTCTTGCGGGGGCTGGCGCAGGGTGCCGCGCACTAG
- a CDS encoding dihydroxyacetone kinase subunit DhaK, producing the protein MQMKKFINDPDNLTTELLEGLALANPDILELGEDNMVINKKLAEADRVTIVTQGGSGHEPAIEGFVGEGMVDIDVVGDIFAAPGPQACVDAIKLADKGKGVLYIVLNHAGDMLTGNMTMKQCKKQGLNVVKVVTQEDVSNASRENADDRRGLVGCIPTYKIAGAAAAEGRSLEEVAAVAQRFADNMATLAVAVRGATHPQTGTLLAELGDDEMEIGMGQHGEEGGGRQPMKSADETAAIMVNALVKDIGIEPGEKVMLIVNGSGATTLMEQLIVYRAAVKELAKQDIEVVANFVGEMLTVQEQAGFQMFMARMDDELLRLWNAPCTTPYLKK; encoded by the coding sequence ATGCAGATGAAGAAGTTCATCAACGACCCCGACAACCTCACGACGGAGCTGCTCGAGGGCCTGGCCCTGGCGAACCCCGACATCCTCGAGCTCGGCGAGGACAACATGGTCATCAACAAGAAGCTGGCCGAGGCCGACCGCGTGACCATCGTGACGCAGGGCGGCAGCGGCCACGAGCCGGCCATCGAGGGCTTCGTGGGCGAGGGCATGGTGGACATCGACGTGGTGGGCGACATCTTCGCCGCGCCCGGCCCGCAGGCCTGCGTCGACGCCATCAAGCTGGCCGACAAGGGCAAGGGCGTGCTCTACATCGTGCTCAACCACGCCGGCGACATGCTGACGGGCAACATGACCATGAAGCAGTGCAAGAAGCAGGGCCTCAACGTGGTCAAGGTGGTCACGCAGGAGGACGTGTCGAACGCCTCGCGCGAGAACGCCGACGACCGCCGCGGCCTCGTGGGCTGCATCCCCACGTACAAGATCGCCGGCGCCGCGGCCGCCGAGGGCAGAAGCCTCGAGGAGGTGGCGGCCGTCGCGCAGCGCTTCGCCGACAACATGGCGACGCTGGCCGTGGCCGTGCGCGGCGCCACCCATCCGCAGACGGGCACGCTCTTGGCCGAGCTCGGCGACGACGAGATGGAAATCGGCATGGGCCAGCACGGCGAGGAGGGCGGCGGCCGCCAGCCCATGAAGTCCGCCGACGAGACGGCCGCCATCATGGTGAACGCGCTCGTGAAGGACATCGGCATCGAGCCGGGCGAGAAGGTCATGCTCATCGTCAACGGCTCGGGCGCCACCACGCTCATGGAGCAGCTCATCGTGTACCGCGCCGCGGTCAAGGAGCTGGCTAAGCAGGACATCGAAGTGGTGGCGAACTTCGTGGGCGAGATGCTGACCGTGCAGGAGCAGGCCGGATTCCAGATGTTCATGGCGCGCATGGACGACGAGCTGCTGCGTCTGTGGAACGCTCCCTGCACCACGCCGTACCTGAAGAAGTAG